The genomic DNA GGTCTCGGCCGCGTTGTCGAAGTAGCCGGCCTCGTTCCAGAACGCGAAGTTGGAGACGAAGCCCGCGCCGGATGCGACGTGCTTGCCGAGCTGCTCCCATTCCTGCGGCAGCAGCGCATACCAGCCGAACACGAAGCACAGCAGCATCACCAGCACCAGCGCCGGGAAGATCCGCCGGATGCGCCGCTCGTAGAACTCGCGGTAGCTGAAGCCCTCGCCCTCGAAGCTGCCCATGATGATCGTGCTGATCAGGAAGCCGGAGATGACGAAGAAGATGTCGACGCCGATGAAGCCGCCTTGCAGCCACTGCGGAAACGCGTGGAAGCCGAGCACCGACAGCACGGCCACGGCGCGCAGCCCATCGATGTCGGGGCGGTATTTCGGGTGGAGGAGGTGGTGGTGAGGCTCTGCGGGGGAGGTCGTGCTGCTCGTCATCGTCGTCGCAGGGCTGCTGCGGCTTGCTTCTTTGCCCTCGATTGTCCCGCAAACAATGAGGGCACCCTGACTCAGAGGGGCCGGCGCTTCAGGTAGCGCCAGAAGGCCGCCGACAGCCAGACCTTCAGCAGGCTCGTCACATGCCAGTACAGGTGCTTCGGCTTGGCATGGCTGGCGCGCCGCGCGTCGTGCAGTGCGACCAGGTCCTCGGCCACCTGCAGCTTCCAGCCGGCCAGGCGCGTGCGGGCGCAGATGTCGAAGTCCTCGCCGTACATGAAGAAGCGCTCGTCGAAGCCGCGCACCTGCCGGTAGGCCTCGCTGCGAAACAGCATGAAGAGGCCGGGGATCCAGGCCGGCACGGCCGGCCGCAGGTAGTCCGGCCGCCGGCGCGTGAGGATCTCGCGCGGCGTGATGATCGCGCGGTGCTGTTCCGGCTCGCGCTTGCCGGGCTCGAGGATGCGTGGCGTGAGCAGGCCGGCGTCGGGCGCGGCCTGCGCGACGAGCGGCGAGAGCACGTCGCTCGCGAAGCGGATGTCCGGGTTGAGCACCAGGAACCAGGGCGTGGCGCAGCGCGCGAAGGCCTGGTTGTGGTTGGCGCCGAAGCCCCGCGGCCGCGTGTTCTCGATGCGCTCGATGTCGAAGCCCCAGTGCCGGCCGGCCAGCGCATCGGTCTCGGGGATGTTGATCGTGAGCAGGACGCGGGCGACGCACGGACGGCTGAAGCGGTCCAGCTGATCGAGCAGCGGAAGCACCAGTTCGAGCTGACCGTGGCTCACGATCGAAACCGTGATGGCTTGTAAAGGAGGCGGCGGCATCGGCATGGTCTAATTTCGCTCGGGAATTCTAGGGTTCCCCACACCCACCCATGATTGCTCTGATCTTCATCAGTTTTCTCGTTGCCGCATTTGCCGTGCAGGTCTTCATGCGCCGGGCGCGCCGGCATGCGCGGCGCTATGCCGCCGACATGCCGCAGCGCTTCCACAAGGGCCACGTGCCGCGGCTGGGCGGCGCCGGCATCTTCATCGGCATGGGCGTGGCCTGGCTGGTGGCGGGCATCCCGTCGGACCCCTTCAACGTCTTCTGGCCGGTCAAGGTGTCGGCGATCGCGCTGCTGTGCATCCTGCCGGCCGTGCTCGGCGGCATCATCGAGGACGTGACGCAGCGCGTGTCGGTGCGCTACCGGCTCGGGCTCACCATCGGCTCCGCGGTGCTGGTGTGCTGGGTGCTGAAGCTGGGGCTGCACCGCACCGGCATCAGCCTGGTCGATGGCTGGCTGGAGATGGTGCCCTACGCGGCGCTGCTGTTCGCGGCGCTGGCGATCGGCGGCCTGCCGCATGCCTTCAACATCATCGATGGCTACAACGGCCTCGCCGGCACGGTGGCGGTGCTGGTGTGCCTCGCGATCTCGCACGTCGCACTGCAGGTGGGCGACCGCCAGCTCGCGGCCATGGTGGTCTGCCTGGTGGGCGCGACCTTCGGTTTCCTGATCTGGAACTACCCGCGCGGCAAGATCTTCGCCGGCGACGGTGGCGCCTACGTCTGGGGCATGGTGATCGCCGTGGCCTGCGTGACGCTGGTGCAGCGGCACCGCGTGGTGTCGCCGTGGTTCCCGATGCTGCTCCTGATCTATCCGGTGTGGGAGACCATGTTCTCGATCTACCGCAAGGTCGCACGCGGCCAGTCGCCCGGCACCGCCGATGCGCTGCATTTCCACCAGCTGATCTTCCGCCGCATCGTGCGCGTCGCCTTCGCCGACGACGAGGCGCGCCAGCTGCTCGCGCGCAACAACCGCACCTCGCCCTACCTGTGGATCTTCGCGGCGCTGACGGTGGTGCCGGCCGTGCTGTTCTGGAACAACACGCCGGTGCTGATGGCCTTCTGTGTGCTGTTCGTCGCGACCTATGTCGCGGCGTACCTCATGATCGTGCGCTTCAAAGTCCCCCGCTGGCTAAGGCCTTAGCTCGCCCCCAGGCTTGCCCACTTCGTGTGGCCGCCAATCCCCTACCGGGGGCAACACCAGCGGCCCGGCGAAGCCGGTTCCGCGGTGTTCCCCGAATGCCTGCAAAATCCGCCCATCTTTTTTCAGCGCCGATGCCATGACCGATCCCGTCCTCAACATCCCTCCGCGCGACAAGGCCGAGATCCTGGCCCAGGCGCTGCCCTACATCCGCAAGTTCCACGGCAAGACCATCGTCATCAAGTACGGCGGCAATGCGATGACCGATCCGGCGCTGCAGGCCGACTTCGCCGAGGACGTGGTACTGCTCAAGCTGGTCGGCATGAACCCGGTGGTGGTGCATGGCGGCGGTCCGCAGATCGAGGCCGCGCTCAACCGGCTCGGCAAGAAGGGCCACTTCATCCAGGGCATGCGCGTGACCGACTCCGAGACCATGGAGGTGGTCGAGTGGGTGCTGGCCGGCGAGGTGCAGCAGGACATCGTGGGCCTGATCAACCAGGCCGGCGGCAAGGCGGTCGGCCTGACCGGCCGCGACGGCGGCCTGATCCGCGCGCAGAAGCTCAGGATGGCCGACCGCAACGATCCCAGCGTGCACCACGACGTGGGACAGGTCGGCGACATCGTCTCGATCGACCCGAGCGTGGTCATCGCACTGCAGGACGATGCCTTCATCCCGGTCATCAGCCCGATCGGCTTCGGCGAGGAGAACGAGAGCTACAACATCAATGCCGACGTCGTCGCCGGCAAGCTCGCCACCGTGCTGAAGGCCGAGAAGCTGATGCTGCTCACCAACACGCCGGGCGTGCTCGACAAGAACGGCCAGCTGCTCACCAACCTGAGCGCGCGCGAGATCGACGAACTGTTCGCCGACGGCACCATCTCCGGCGGCATGCTGCCGAAGATCGAGGGCGCGCTCGATGCGGCCAAGAGCGGCGTCAATGCCGTGCACATCATCGACGGGCGGGTTCCGCATGCGATGCTGCTGGAGATCCTCACGGACCAGGCCTACGGCACCATGATTCGGGCTAGATAGGCTCGCCCCCAGTCTTCGCGCACTTCGTGTCGCTTCGCCAACCCCCTACCGGGGGCAACACCGGCGGACCGGCTGAGCCGGATCTGCGGTGTTTTGCGAGCGGGCCTGGCTTCGCCGGCCGCGCAAGAGGAGGCCGAATGGAGCCTGATCTGGCGGGCGGCGAGATCTCATCGTCGAATCGTTGAATCCGTCAATAAATGCGTTGATTCGGCGCGACAGAGAGGGCATGCCCGGTTGGCACGCGCTCACTGCGCTGTGCGAGAATCAAATTTTTACAATTGCAGCGCCCATGCAGAACGACGAGACGAGCTCTTCGCACGCCGAGGACGGCAGTTCAGAACCCGTGGCCGCTCCGGTGCGCAAGCGACCGAAGCCGGGAGAGCGGCGCGTGCAGATCCTGCAGGCGCTGGCCGCCATGCTCGAGCAGCCGGGCGCGGAGCGGGTGACGACGGCCGCGCTGGCGGCCCGCCTCGACGTCAGCGAGGCCGCGCTCTACCGCCACTTCGCGAGCAAGGCTCAGATGTTCGAAGGGCTGATCGACTTCATCGAGCAAAGCGTGTTCACGCTGGTCAATCAGATCACCGAGCGCGACATCCCCGGCCAGGAGCAGGCCGCGCGCATCGTCGCGATGCTGATGCAGTTCGCCGAGAAGAATCCGGGCATGACCCGCGTGATGGTCGGCGACGCGCTGGTGTTCGAGAACGAGCGCCTGCAGAGCCGCATGAACCAGTTCTTCGACAAGATCGAGGCGACGCTGCGCCAGGCGCTGCGCGGTGTCGCGGCGGCCGATGGCTCGGCCACGCCCAGTGTCGATGCGCAGGTGCGGGCCTCGTCGCTCACCGCTTTCGTGGTCGGACGGCTGCAGCGCTTCGCGCGCTCGGGCTTCCGGCGCTTGCCCTCCGAACATCTGGAAGCCTCGGTCGCCCTGATGCTCTGAAGCCGGCGGCCCTATCGCGGCGATAGGGTGATCTGATGCACCGAATGCATCTTCGTTGCCAGAATGCATGGGTCCTGAACAAAGAGGCTCACCCATGACCGACCACCGCAAGCTCACCACCGAAAACGGCGCGCCCGTCGAGAACAACCAGCAGTCGCAGACCGCCGGCCCGAACGGTCCGGTCCTGATGCAGGACCATCACCTGATCGAGAAGCTTGCGCGCTTCGACCGCGAGCGCATTCCCGAGCGCGTGGTGCATGCGCGCGGATCGGGTGCCTTCGGCACCTTCGAAGTGACGGCCGATGTCTCGAAGTGGACCAAGGCCCGCTTCCTGGGCCAGGTCGGCAAGAAGACCGAAGTCCTGGCCCGGTTCTCGACCGTGGCGC from Variovorax sp. PBL-E5 includes the following:
- a CDS encoding glycosyltransferase family 2 protein; this encodes MPMPPPPLQAITVSIVSHGQLELVLPLLDQLDRFSRPCVARVLLTINIPETDALAGRHWGFDIERIENTRPRGFGANHNQAFARCATPWFLVLNPDIRFASDVLSPLVAQAAPDAGLLTPRILEPGKREPEQHRAIITPREILTRRRPDYLRPAVPAWIPGLFMLFRSEAYRQVRGFDERFFMYGEDFDICARTRLAGWKLQVAEDLVALHDARRASHAKPKHLYWHVTSLLKVWLSAAFWRYLKRRPL
- a CDS encoding glycosyltransferase family 4 protein; the protein is MIALIFISFLVAAFAVQVFMRRARRHARRYAADMPQRFHKGHVPRLGGAGIFIGMGVAWLVAGIPSDPFNVFWPVKVSAIALLCILPAVLGGIIEDVTQRVSVRYRLGLTIGSAVLVCWVLKLGLHRTGISLVDGWLEMVPYAALLFAALAIGGLPHAFNIIDGYNGLAGTVAVLVCLAISHVALQVGDRQLAAMVVCLVGATFGFLIWNYPRGKIFAGDGGAYVWGMVIAVACVTLVQRHRVVSPWFPMLLLIYPVWETMFSIYRKVARGQSPGTADALHFHQLIFRRIVRVAFADDEARQLLARNNRTSPYLWIFAALTVVPAVLFWNNTPVLMAFCVLFVATYVAAYLMIVRFKVPRWLRP
- the argB gene encoding acetylglutamate kinase, which codes for MTDPVLNIPPRDKAEILAQALPYIRKFHGKTIVIKYGGNAMTDPALQADFAEDVVLLKLVGMNPVVVHGGGPQIEAALNRLGKKGHFIQGMRVTDSETMEVVEWVLAGEVQQDIVGLINQAGGKAVGLTGRDGGLIRAQKLRMADRNDPSVHHDVGQVGDIVSIDPSVVIALQDDAFIPVISPIGFGEENESYNINADVVAGKLATVLKAEKLMLLTNTPGVLDKNGQLLTNLSAREIDELFADGTISGGMLPKIEGALDAAKSGVNAVHIIDGRVPHAMLLEILTDQAYGTMIRAR
- the slmA gene encoding nucleoid occlusion factor SlmA; this translates as MQNDETSSSHAEDGSSEPVAAPVRKRPKPGERRVQILQALAAMLEQPGAERVTTAALAARLDVSEAALYRHFASKAQMFEGLIDFIEQSVFTLVNQITERDIPGQEQAARIVAMLMQFAEKNPGMTRVMVGDALVFENERLQSRMNQFFDKIEATLRQALRGVAAADGSATPSVDAQVRASSLTAFVVGRLQRFARSGFRRLPSEHLEASVALML